Proteins from a genomic interval of Paenibacillus sp. FSL R5-0623:
- the crcB gene encoding fluoride efflux transporter CrcB — protein sequence MKELLYIGAGGFIGTLTRYAIQLAIPTVHVGFPWAVLLINAMGSLFLGWFFTIAVPGKITPQLRLAIGTGFTGAFTTFSTFTLDIVRLSEGGEWISAAIYMIVSLLAGLLLCALGMSLGHRMLGAQRQEGDAS from the coding sequence ATGAAAGAGCTTTTGTATATAGGGGCGGGTGGATTTATCGGTACATTAACCCGATATGCCATACAGTTAGCGATACCCACTGTCCATGTGGGGTTCCCTTGGGCGGTGCTGTTAATCAATGCGATGGGCAGCCTTTTTTTGGGTTGGTTCTTTACCATAGCTGTTCCAGGCAAAATAACACCACAACTTCGACTGGCGATTGGTACAGGTTTTACTGGTGCATTTACGACATTCTCCACGTTTACACTGGATATTGTTCGTTTATCCGAAGGGGGCGAATGGATCAGTGCCGCTATTTATATGATCGTGAGTCTGTTGGCAGGATTGTTGCTCTGTGCGCTGGGAATGAGCCTTGGACATCGTATGTTGGGAGCACAAAGACAAGAGGGTGATGCCTCATGA
- the mnmA gene encoding tRNA 2-thiouridine(34) synthase MnmA, with protein sequence MSKTIENTRVVVGMSGGVDSSVTALLLKEQGYDVIGIFMKNWDDTDEFGHCTAEEDSEDVRRVCEQIGIPYYTVNFEKEYFDKVFTYFLDEYKSGRTPNPDVMCNREIKFGEFLNKALDLGADYVATGHYARLIEEDGTLKLLRGVDNNKDQTYFLNALNQNQLSKAMFPIGHLPKPEVRKIAEAAGLYTAKKKDSTGVCFIGERNFKEFLSNYLPAKGGDMVDIATGEVKGRHDGLMYYTLGQRQGLGIGGSGNGEPWFVADKNLEKNQLLVVQGDAHASLYSTGLTATGVNWIAGAEHMPNVPYRCTAKFRYRQPDQGVTLTWQEDGSVDVQFDQQQKAITPGQAVVFYDGEVCLGGGTIDQVQKVPVPAMQ encoded by the coding sequence ATGTCCAAAACAATTGAAAATACACGGGTCGTCGTTGGCATGTCCGGAGGTGTCGATTCTTCCGTTACCGCACTGCTACTAAAAGAGCAGGGGTACGATGTCATCGGCATTTTCATGAAAAACTGGGATGACACCGACGAGTTCGGCCACTGTACCGCTGAAGAAGATTCAGAGGACGTACGCCGCGTATGCGAACAGATCGGCATTCCTTACTACACTGTCAACTTCGAGAAAGAATATTTTGATAAAGTATTTACCTATTTCCTTGATGAATATAAGTCGGGCCGCACGCCAAATCCGGATGTCATGTGTAATCGTGAGATCAAATTTGGTGAATTCCTGAACAAAGCTCTGGATCTCGGCGCAGATTATGTAGCTACAGGACACTATGCTCGTCTGATTGAAGAAGATGGCACACTCAAGTTGCTTCGTGGTGTGGACAACAATAAGGATCAAACGTATTTCCTTAACGCACTTAATCAGAACCAGCTGTCCAAAGCCATGTTCCCGATTGGTCATCTGCCCAAACCGGAAGTACGCAAAATCGCAGAAGCGGCTGGTTTGTATACTGCCAAGAAAAAAGACAGCACAGGTGTCTGCTTCATCGGTGAGCGTAATTTCAAAGAGTTCCTGAGTAACTATCTGCCTGCCAAAGGTGGAGACATGGTTGATATCGCAACCGGTGAAGTCAAAGGTCGTCATGACGGTCTGATGTACTACACACTTGGACAGCGCCAAGGTCTTGGCATTGGTGGTTCCGGCAATGGTGAACCCTGGTTCGTTGCAGATAAGAACCTGGAGAAGAATCAACTGCTTGTGGTTCAGGGCGATGCCCATGCAAGCCTGTACTCCACAGGTCTAACCGCAACGGGTGTGAACTGGATTGCTGGTGCAGAGCACATGCCTAATGTGCCATACCGTTGTACTGCCAAATTCCGTTATCGTCAGCCGGATCAAGGTGTAACATTGACCTGGCAGGAAGATGGAAGTGTGGATGTACAATTTGACCAGCAGCAAAAAGCCATTACACCAGGACAAGCCGTTGTTTTCTACGACGGAGAGGTTTGCCTGGGTGGGGGTACGATCGATCAAGTGCAAAAGGTACCTGTACCCGCAATGCAGTAA
- the crcB gene encoding fluoride efflux transporter CrcB codes for MILWIGFAGVLGAVLRYSLGKWVSGLLGMAFPWGTWIINISGSLLLGLLYGWHESAMISDGIWVMWGTGFCGAYTTFSTFGYETLGLMGRQRYASAALYVVSSVVVGVLAAWAGVWLTA; via the coding sequence ATGATCCTGTGGATTGGTTTTGCAGGTGTGCTGGGTGCGGTACTGCGTTACAGTCTGGGAAAATGGGTCTCTGGCTTGCTGGGAATGGCCTTTCCATGGGGAACATGGATCATCAACATCAGTGGTTCATTGTTGCTTGGGTTGTTATATGGGTGGCATGAATCTGCAATGATCTCAGATGGAATCTGGGTGATGTGGGGAACCGGATTTTGCGGTGCATACACGACGTTCTCTACCTTTGGTTATGAGACGTTAGGACTTATGGGTCGACAACGATACGCAAGCGCGGCGCTCTACGTTGTCAGTTCGGTTGTAGTTGGGGTGTTGGCCGCCTGGGCAGGAGTCTGGTTGACTGCATAA